In Turicibacter sanguinis, a genomic segment contains:
- a CDS encoding PspC domain-containing protein, with protein MSNKRLYKTSQGAMLGGVCKGISEYLNIDVTLIRLVWVLISFTSVGIILYIACVFIFPDKATIEREKRQTTKDAVFETNDYKVKDQENKKDKDYTIY; from the coding sequence ATGTCAAATAAACGTTTATATAAAACCTCACAAGGAGCAATGCTTGGTGGAGTATGTAAAGGGATTTCTGAGTATTTAAATATTGACGTCACCTTAATTCGCTTAGTATGGGTCTTGATTTCCTTTACCTCAGTCGGAATTATTTTATATATTGCGTGTGTGTTTATTTTTCCAGATAAAGCAACGATTGAACGTGAGAAACGCCAAACTACAAAGGATGCCGTATTTGAAACAAATGATTATAAAGTAAAGGATCAAGAGAATAAAAAAGATAAAGATTATACAATCTATTAA
- a CDS encoding cysteine hydrolase family protein encodes MSYELLNLIKSSETSLTKMVNLLNESPSVCLSSLDPNQTALIIVDMVNGFVKMGPMSSPRIQTIIDPICDLLKRANDSQIDVVAFADCHQTDSIEFNSYPAHCIKGEVESEIIDEIKQAGPYHLIEKSSTNGFLEPAFHQWLENHPLINQFIIVGDCTDICVEQFAITLKTYFITQNKISRIIVPMNSVETYDYDVHAADFMNVIALYKMMMNGIEIVTRIEE; translated from the coding sequence ATGAGTTATGAATTACTAAATTTAATAAAATCGAGTGAAACATCCTTAACAAAAATGGTTAATCTATTAAATGAATCTCCTTCTGTTTGTCTTTCATCATTAGACCCAAATCAAACGGCCTTAATCATTGTTGATATGGTGAATGGATTCGTCAAGATGGGCCCGATGTCATCTCCTCGAATCCAAACAATTATCGATCCGATTTGCGACTTATTAAAACGAGCAAATGATTCTCAAATTGATGTTGTGGCTTTCGCCGACTGTCACCAAACGGATTCAATTGAGTTTAATTCTTATCCTGCACACTGTATCAAAGGAGAAGTAGAAAGTGAAATTATCGATGAAATCAAACAGGCTGGACCTTATCACTTAATTGAAAAAAGTTCTACAAATGGCTTCTTAGAGCCTGCATTTCATCAGTGGTTAGAAAACCATCCATTGATTAACCAATTTATTATTGTGGGTGATTGCACCGATATTTGTGTAGAACAATTTGCGATTACCTTAAAGACTTATTTTATCACGCAAAATAAAATAAGTCGTATCATCGTTCCAATGAATAGTGTTGAAACTTATGACTATGATGTTCATGCTGCTGACTTCATGAATGTCATTGCCTTATATAAAATGATGATGAATGGGATTGAAATTGTGACACGCATCGAAGAATAG
- the spoIIP gene encoding stage II sporulation protein P gives MKRKRRLRSKRNKLSKQLTKGVPYLVVGFFVVTLYSTQFFQLFYVNQKEAYEKHVNQEVVLSSIFDFANPADFIELMTNLQKYFAEVMTNLDLNQLYSFLNDGFAFIQMDSKQSSVAAATPNTSNDYKYTYVSEELKLEPRPEAVNSTEPLVYLFNTHDSETYESDQVNAMLGRKVFVGDMSNLVANEFSNLGVKTLVETRDISEVLVANDWEYWQSYKASRMYLESTATEYNTLKYFIDIHRDSLNYNRTTTTIDGKSYAKLLLVVGQDHQRYKENLAFANEINNLFNMYYPGLSKGIIEKGGEYTNGIYNQDFATTLLLMEVGGVDNTYEELCNTAEAIAKVMTQYITTH, from the coding sequence TTGAAACGAAAACGTCGTTTGCGCTCTAAAAGAAATAAATTAAGTAAACAACTAACAAAGGGAGTTCCCTATTTAGTGGTAGGATTCTTTGTTGTGACGCTATACTCAACGCAATTTTTTCAATTATTTTATGTCAATCAAAAAGAAGCCTATGAAAAGCATGTCAATCAAGAGGTTGTTTTATCGAGTATTTTTGATTTTGCTAATCCAGCGGATTTTATCGAACTGATGACTAATTTACAAAAGTATTTTGCAGAAGTCATGACAAACCTTGATTTGAATCAGTTGTATTCCTTTTTAAATGATGGGTTTGCCTTTATTCAAATGGATTCAAAACAAAGTAGTGTGGCCGCTGCTACACCGAATACATCCAATGATTATAAATATACCTATGTCAGTGAAGAGTTAAAATTAGAACCACGGCCAGAAGCGGTGAATTCAACAGAACCATTGGTTTATCTTTTTAATACGCATGATTCTGAAACGTATGAATCTGATCAAGTCAATGCCATGCTTGGGCGTAAAGTTTTTGTTGGCGACATGTCAAACCTTGTAGCGAATGAATTTTCTAATTTAGGAGTTAAAACACTTGTTGAAACAAGAGATATCTCTGAAGTATTAGTTGCGAATGATTGGGAATATTGGCAATCCTATAAAGCTTCCCGCATGTATTTAGAGTCGACGGCAACAGAGTATAACACTCTCAAATATTTTATTGATATCCATCGTGATTCGTTAAACTATAATCGAACGACCACCACAATTGACGGAAAATCCTATGCTAAGTTGTTATTGGTTGTAGGACAAGATCATCAACGTTATAAAGAAAATTTAGCCTTTGCCAATGAAATTAATAATTTGTTTAATATGTATTATCCCGGTCTTTCAAAAGGAATTATTGAAAAAGGTGGAGAATATACGAATGGGATTTATAATCAAGACTTTGCCACGACACTCCTCTTAATGGAAGTCGGTGGAGTTGATAATACGTACGAAGAATTATGTAATACTGCCGAAGCCATCGCGAAGGTGATGACACAGTATATTACAACTCATTAA
- the gpr gene encoding GPR endopeptidase: protein MNEQEQKKWQCRSDLALEAVEQMVGQVDEDQQKGVHYQEDNIKGLKVTCIDVEKEAEESVGKKAGRYMTLDTSSILSHDHDQLTVAMEVFAQQFKKLLDHRNITDEHTCLVIGLGNDHVTPDALGPMVVDEVIVTRHLYELRPDEVDRSYREVSALAPGVMGMTGIETFDVIESLVKKIKPDFLVMVDALASRSITRVNKMIQMTDTGIAPGSGVGNKRKAVDEESLGIPVFSIGVPTVVDAVSITSDTIDLLLKHIGKSLKEEKRSYKKLVPFSMVRQQYSEDDLPSDELRQQFMGQVGLLAEEDKRQLISEVLTPNGFNLIVTPKEIDTAMEDLATLISNGINRALHQNVQFS from the coding sequence ATGAATGAACAAGAACAAAAAAAATGGCAATGCCGATCTGACTTAGCACTTGAAGCTGTTGAACAAATGGTGGGACAAGTCGATGAAGATCAACAAAAAGGTGTCCATTATCAAGAGGATAATATTAAAGGCTTAAAAGTGACTTGCATTGATGTTGAAAAAGAAGCTGAAGAAAGCGTGGGGAAAAAGGCGGGGCGCTATATGACACTCGATACGTCATCTATTTTATCTCATGATCACGATCAGCTGACCGTTGCTATGGAAGTCTTTGCGCAACAATTTAAAAAATTATTAGATCATCGAAATATTACGGATGAACATACTTGTTTAGTCATCGGACTTGGAAATGACCACGTGACGCCAGATGCTTTAGGTCCGATGGTGGTTGACGAAGTGATTGTGACACGTCATCTTTATGAACTAAGACCAGACGAAGTCGATCGTAGTTATCGTGAAGTGAGTGCTTTAGCACCCGGTGTAATGGGGATGACAGGGATTGAAACATTTGATGTGATTGAGTCGTTGGTCAAAAAAATTAAACCTGATTTTTTAGTCATGGTTGATGCGCTTGCTTCGCGTTCGATAACTCGTGTTAACAAAATGATTCAAATGACTGACACTGGAATTGCGCCAGGAAGTGGGGTTGGAAATAAACGTAAAGCCGTTGATGAGGAATCGCTTGGTATTCCTGTTTTTTCCATCGGTGTTCCAACGGTTGTAGATGCCGTCTCAATTACGTCGGACACCATTGACTTGTTATTAAAACATATTGGAAAATCATTAAAAGAAGAAAAGCGTTCGTATAAAAAATTAGTGCCTTTTTCAATGGTTCGTCAACAATATAGTGAGGATGATCTACCGTCGGATGAGTTACGTCAACAATTCATGGGGCAGGTGGGACTCCTTGCTGAGGAAGATAAACGCCAACTCATTAGTGAAGTCTTAACTCCAAATGGATTTAACTTAATTGTCACACCAAAAGAAATAGACACGGCAATGGAAGATTTGGCAACCTTGATTTCAAATGGGATTAACCGTGCTTTACATCAAAATGTACAATTTAGTTAA
- the lepA gene encoding translation elongation factor 4, which translates to MNIEQIKERQKRIRNFSIIAHIDHGKTTLSDRILERTNALEKREMKNQLLDSMDLERERGITIKLNAVQLTYKAKDGEEYILHLIDTPGHVDFTYEVSRSLAACEGAVLVVDAAQGIEAQTLANVYLALDNDLEILPLINKIDLPSADPDRVKQEVEDIIGLPADDAVLASAKAGIGIEEILEQVVEKVPAPTGDPEAPLQALIFDSVYDQYRGIIASIRVVNGTMKKGQVIRMMATGAEYEVVEVGVHTPHEKIVDCLTVGDVGFVTASIKDVKNVRVGDTITCVDNPAEEPLPGYRKLNPMVFCGLYPIDAARYNDLRDALEKLVLNDSSLQFEPETSQALGFGFRTGFLGLLHMDVIQERIEREFNIDLIATAPSVIYHVYLTDGTKLIVDNPSQMPEPQTIKSIEEPYVKASIMTPNDYVGAIMELCQKKRGNFIDMQYLDETRVHVNYEIPLGEIVYDFFDQLKSSTKGYASFDYELIGYQASKLVKMDILLNGEIVDALSLIVHKDFAYSRGKVITEKLKEIIPRQQFEVPIQAAIGGKIIARSTIKALRKNVLAKCYGGDISRKRKLLEKQKEGKKRMKSVGSVEVPQEAFMAVLSMDED; encoded by the coding sequence ATGAACATTGAACAAATCAAAGAACGCCAAAAAAGAATTCGCAACTTTTCAATTATAGCCCACATCGATCATGGAAAAACAACCCTTTCGGATCGTATTTTGGAGCGAACGAATGCGTTGGAAAAACGTGAGATGAAAAATCAGCTGTTAGACTCAATGGATTTAGAACGTGAGCGCGGAATTACCATTAAATTAAATGCCGTGCAGTTGACATATAAAGCTAAAGATGGAGAAGAGTACATTTTACATTTAATCGATACCCCAGGTCATGTTGACTTCACTTATGAGGTATCACGCTCGTTAGCAGCATGTGAAGGGGCAGTATTAGTCGTTGATGCTGCACAGGGAATTGAGGCTCAAACACTTGCGAATGTTTATTTAGCCTTAGATAATGATTTAGAAATTTTACCGTTAATTAACAAAATTGATTTACCAAGTGCTGATCCAGATCGCGTGAAGCAAGAGGTTGAAGATATCATTGGATTACCGGCAGATGATGCGGTTTTAGCATCAGCTAAAGCAGGAATTGGAATTGAAGAGATTTTAGAGCAAGTGGTTGAAAAAGTCCCAGCCCCAACGGGAGACCCTGAAGCGCCATTACAAGCGTTAATCTTTGACTCAGTGTATGATCAATATCGTGGAATTATTGCTTCTATTCGTGTTGTAAATGGAACGATGAAAAAAGGGCAAGTGATTCGTATGATGGCAACAGGTGCTGAGTACGAAGTCGTTGAAGTTGGAGTACACACGCCACATGAGAAAATCGTAGATTGTTTGACTGTTGGAGATGTAGGATTTGTAACAGCTTCGATTAAGGATGTTAAAAATGTTCGCGTCGGGGATACGATTACATGTGTTGACAATCCAGCTGAAGAACCATTACCAGGATATCGTAAATTAAATCCAATGGTATTCTGTGGGCTTTATCCAATTGATGCAGCACGTTACAATGATTTACGTGATGCATTAGAAAAATTAGTGTTAAATGACTCATCTTTACAGTTTGAGCCTGAAACATCACAAGCCTTAGGATTTGGATTCCGTACAGGATTCTTAGGATTATTACATATGGACGTTATTCAAGAACGTATTGAACGCGAGTTTAATATTGATTTAATTGCCACAGCACCATCGGTAATTTATCATGTTTATTTAACAGATGGAACAAAGTTAATTGTCGATAACCCATCGCAAATGCCAGAACCACAAACGATTAAGTCAATTGAAGAACCTTACGTTAAAGCTTCCATTATGACACCAAATGATTATGTGGGGGCCATCATGGAGTTATGTCAGAAAAAACGTGGTAACTTTATCGATATGCAGTATTTAGATGAAACTCGTGTTCATGTTAACTATGAGATTCCATTAGGAGAAATCGTTTATGATTTCTTTGATCAATTAAAATCATCGACAAAAGGATACGCATCATTTGATTATGAATTAATTGGTTACCAAGCGTCAAAACTGGTGAAAATGGATATTTTATTAAATGGTGAAATCGTCGATGCCTTAAGTTTAATTGTTCATAAAGATTTTGCTTATAGTCGTGGTAAAGTCATCACTGAAAAATTAAAAGAAATTATTCCAAGACAACAGTTTGAGGTTCCAATTCAAGCCGCAATTGGTGGGAAAATCATTGCACGTTCAACGATTAAAGCCTTACGTAAAAATGTCTTAGCTAAATGTTATGGTGGAGATATTTCACGTAAACGTAAATTACTTGAAAAACAAAAAGAAGGTAAAAAACGTATGAAGTCAGTTGGATCAGTTGAGGTTCCACAAGAGGCATTCATGGCTGTTTTATCAATGGATGAAGATTAA
- a CDS encoding DMT family transporter — translation MNSKIADGLLLLVAIIWGGGFPAVGLAVQEGVGAGQLITLRFLIAGGVLAIVFRKQLLDLKRIDVVAGVLAGICLFIGFTFQTIGMQYTTASKNAFITSSYVLLVPLFGVLFFKNKMKGSQWIGMLVMILGISILSLERDFSVSIGDLLTLICAIGFALQIIITGLYINRCNSYCFTIIQMVTVAMVSLIWSLISEPWAALSFSSGLAIMYLGIFSTLLAYLLQTIAQRYTSEAKAGLILSTEALFGAILSVMILHDPITNRLVFGGLICLIAILMIEFDFCHLKSSKLKSKIVAQKE, via the coding sequence ATGAATTCGAAAATAGCAGACGGATTATTGTTATTAGTTGCGATTATTTGGGGAGGCGGATTTCCAGCAGTAGGGTTAGCGGTGCAAGAGGGGGTGGGGGCCGGCCAATTAATCACGTTGCGTTTTTTGATTGCAGGGGGAGTATTGGCGATTGTATTTAGAAAGCAGCTCTTGGATCTAAAGCGGATAGACGTGGTAGCCGGTGTGTTGGCTGGAATTTGTTTGTTTATAGGATTTACTTTTCAAACCATTGGAATGCAATACACAACGGCATCTAAAAATGCCTTTATTACATCATCGTATGTGTTACTAGTACCTTTATTTGGCGTCTTGTTTTTCAAAAACAAAATGAAAGGTTCGCAATGGATTGGAATGCTAGTGATGATCTTAGGAATTAGTATTCTGTCATTAGAGCGTGATTTTTCGGTGAGTATTGGTGACTTGCTGACGCTCATTTGTGCCATTGGTTTTGCTTTACAAATTATCATCACAGGATTATATATTAATCGATGCAATAGTTATTGTTTCACGATTATTCAAATGGTCACGGTGGCGATGGTTTCACTAATCTGGTCTTTAATTAGCGAACCATGGGCTGCGCTTAGTTTCTCAAGTGGGCTAGCGATTATGTATCTCGGAATCTTTAGTACACTGTTAGCTTATTTGTTACAAACCATCGCTCAACGCTATACATCCGAGGCTAAAGCTGGATTGATTTTATCAACAGAAGCGTTGTTTGGAGCTATTTTATCCGTCATGATTTTACATGACCCCATTACAAATCGATTAGTTTTTGGCGGTTTGATTTGTTTGATTGCTATATTGATGATTGAATTTGATTTTTGTCACTTAAAATCATCCAAATTAAAATCAAAAATCGTTGCTCAAAAGGAATAA
- a CDS encoding aminoacyl-histidine dipeptidase, with protein sequence MSDILGNLNPRAVFHYFEEMTKIPRESGNEAAISQYLVDFANEHGLEVIQEPCKNVIIKKPATAGYENAPRVILQGHMDMVCVKDDELEFDFETQALPIYVEGDWIKSKGTTLGADNGIAVAMSLAILADKTMAHPALTVLVTTEEETGMDGVMALDPAHVQGDILINIDSEEEGVALASCAGGVRNSLKLPLEWMTLSDNSLVSYEVVISGLKGGHSGIEINKCRANANKLMGRFFHYVQDLQVSVAHVAGGEKMNAISKRAKMVLTLSKDKVSTLEEKVKDFEIMIRAEFETADQDITLKLAPVATELKVWTAETLQKVTHILQLIPYGPQTMSANVAGLVESSSNIGVVEMTESEIEFNSAVRSSVGSLKREINHRIQAIADLTGAKMELIADYPEWEFETDSKIRDIMKEVYERTAGKELEVSAIHAGLECGFLSQKLGKIDMISIGPDITGAHTPKESLSISSTERVYDFLCQVLKEIK encoded by the coding sequence ATGTCGGATATTTTAGGAAACTTAAACCCACGTGCGGTGTTTCATTATTTTGAAGAAATGACGAAGATTCCACGTGAATCAGGAAATGAGGCTGCCATTAGTCAGTATTTAGTTGATTTTGCTAATGAGCATGGGTTAGAAGTGATTCAAGAACCCTGTAAAAATGTAATCATCAAAAAACCAGCTACTGCGGGTTATGAAAATGCTCCACGTGTCATTTTACAAGGTCATATGGACATGGTCTGTGTCAAAGATGATGAATTAGAGTTTGATTTTGAAACACAAGCTTTACCGATTTATGTTGAAGGCGATTGGATTAAATCAAAAGGAACAACTCTTGGAGCTGATAATGGAATTGCGGTTGCGATGTCGCTTGCTATTTTAGCAGATAAGACGATGGCTCATCCTGCCTTAACTGTGTTAGTGACAACGGAAGAAGAGACAGGAATGGATGGAGTCATGGCATTGGATCCTGCTCATGTACAAGGTGATATCTTAATTAATATTGATTCAGAAGAAGAAGGAGTAGCGTTAGCTTCATGTGCTGGAGGTGTACGTAACTCATTAAAGCTACCGCTTGAATGGATGACGTTAAGTGATAATTCACTTGTTTCATATGAAGTTGTGATTAGTGGCTTAAAAGGTGGGCACTCAGGAATTGAAATTAATAAGTGTCGTGCCAATGCCAATAAATTAATGGGACGCTTTTTCCATTATGTGCAAGATCTTCAAGTTTCAGTTGCACATGTTGCAGGTGGAGAAAAAATGAATGCCATTTCAAAACGTGCCAAAATGGTCTTAACATTATCAAAAGACAAAGTATCAACACTTGAAGAAAAAGTAAAAGATTTTGAAATCATGATTCGTGCTGAATTTGAAACGGCGGATCAAGACATTACTTTAAAATTAGCACCAGTTGCAACTGAACTTAAGGTTTGGACAGCAGAAACGTTACAAAAAGTCACTCATATTTTACAATTAATCCCTTATGGACCTCAAACGATGAGTGCAAATGTAGCAGGACTTGTTGAAAGTTCAAGTAACATTGGTGTCGTTGAAATGACTGAATCAGAAATTGAGTTTAATAGTGCGGTTCGTAGCTCAGTTGGATCATTAAAACGTGAAATCAATCATCGTATTCAAGCGATTGCTGATTTAACTGGAGCTAAGATGGAGTTAATTGCAGATTATCCAGAGTGGGAATTTGAAACAGATTCAAAAATTCGTGATATTATGAAAGAGGTTTATGAGCGTACGGCAGGAAAAGAATTAGAAGTTTCAGCGATTCATGCAGGTCTTGAGTGTGGCTTCTTATCACAAAAATTAGGGAAAATAGATATGATTTCAATTGGACCTGATATTACAGGAGCGCATACGCCAAAAGAATCGTTATCTATTTCATCTACTGAACGCGTTTATGACTTCTTATGTCAAGTATTAAAAGAAATTAAATAA
- a CDS encoding histidinol-phosphatase — translation MLTNYHTHHDRCKHAKGTVEDYVLEAVNQNYTELGMSCHVPYENFPEMGRRMEFEDLDIYLNDIEEAQKKYPQIHLLKAFECEYFPHTHDYIASLAAKTDYLVLAQHYIYLDGKYQDAFHFTRPEQLELYAAKIVEAMSTGLFKILAHPDVFMTLYPKWDEACIRATRQIAKAANQYDVILELNANGFRRGKKRYEDGVRYPYPSEKFWSLIATEFKETKVIVNSDCHNPKFLNDEYMIMAREMAKRLHLNVLDRL, via the coding sequence ATGTTAACTAATTATCATACACATCATGACCGTTGTAAACATGCTAAAGGAACAGTTGAAGACTATGTTTTAGAAGCGGTAAATCAAAACTATACAGAACTTGGAATGAGTTGTCATGTTCCTTATGAAAACTTCCCTGAAATGGGACGTCGTATGGAGTTTGAAGATTTAGACATTTATTTAAATGATATTGAAGAGGCTCAGAAGAAATATCCACAAATTCATTTGCTGAAGGCATTCGAATGTGAATATTTCCCTCATACTCATGATTATATTGCGAGTTTAGCTGCAAAGACGGATTATCTAGTATTAGCTCAACATTATATTTATTTAGATGGAAAATATCAAGATGCGTTTCATTTTACAAGACCAGAGCAACTTGAATTATATGCGGCTAAAATTGTTGAAGCGATGTCAACTGGCTTATTTAAAATTCTAGCTCACCCAGATGTTTTTATGACACTTTACCCTAAATGGGATGAGGCGTGCATTAGAGCAACTCGTCAAATTGCAAAAGCTGCCAATCAATATGATGTCATTTTAGAATTAAATGCAAATGGTTTTAGACGCGGGAAAAAACGATATGAAGATGGGGTTCGTTATCCTTATCCATCTGAAAAGTTCTGGTCGTTAATTGCAACAGAATTTAAAGAGACAAAGGTGATCGTTAACTCTGATTGTCATAATCCTAAATTTTTAAATGATGAATATATGATCATGGCACGTGAGATGGCTAAACGTCTTCATTTAAACGTGTTAGACCGTTTATAA